A window from Alloyangia pacifica encodes these proteins:
- a CDS encoding DUF6494 family protein: protein MSDDFNMSMRKFLKQVGVTSQQAIEEAMRGSDTAGKSFAVKAVITIEELGLTHEVTGEIKGQE from the coding sequence ATGAGCGACGATTTCAACATGTCCATGCGCAAGTTCCTCAAGCAGGTGGGCGTCACCTCGCAGCAGGCCATCGAGGAGGCCATGCGCGGCAGCGACACGGCCGGGAAGAGTTTTGCCGTGAAAGCCGTGATCACCATCGAAGAGCTCGGTCTGACCCATGAGGTCACGGGCGAGATCAAGGGACAGGAGTAA